The following coding sequences are from one Paenibacillus sp. JDR-2 window:
- a CDS encoding serine hydrolase domain-containing protein codes for MKALTEFIDRLTSWRIPWAEVMVIHRNETLFRYRSGFSNLEDETPIEEGRIINLYSMTKIMTCVAALKLVEQGKMLLNDPLSAYLPEYADMNLRKRLPDGKLEIERAKKTILVRDLFTMTAGFSYDIGSPSLKEIAEQTQGRVPTRAFAEALAKEPLLFEPGTRWNYSLCHDVLAALVEVVDGRRFGACIREEITGPLGMKDTAFDLSEEQRSRVLPQFEFKDELGRAVRKDGNGYRLGTEHESGGAGLLSTVSDYALFLNALTNKGTSPDGVRILSPAMIDLMRTDHLTDRMRGDYNWEQLKGYGYGLGVRTHASKAQSGSLSPLGEFGWSGAAGCMAIIDPDSGLTVMYAQHLLNNQEPYIHPRLRNIVYSGL; via the coding sequence ATGAAAGCTTTGACCGAATTTATCGACCGATTGACCTCCTGGCGCATTCCATGGGCGGAGGTAATGGTCATTCACCGCAATGAAACGTTATTCCGTTATCGAAGCGGATTCTCCAATCTGGAGGACGAAACTCCCATTGAAGAAGGACGTATCATTAACCTCTATTCCATGACGAAAATCATGACCTGCGTGGCGGCTCTTAAGCTTGTGGAGCAGGGTAAAATGCTGCTCAACGATCCGCTGTCCGCTTATCTTCCCGAATACGCGGATATGAACCTCCGCAAGCGTCTTCCTGACGGTAAGCTTGAGATCGAAAGAGCAAAAAAAACCATTCTAGTTCGTGATCTGTTTACGATGACGGCCGGCTTTTCTTATGATATCGGATCTCCTTCCTTGAAGGAGATTGCGGAGCAGACGCAAGGAAGGGTGCCGACTCGCGCTTTTGCGGAGGCTTTAGCCAAGGAGCCGCTTCTTTTCGAACCGGGCACCCGCTGGAACTACAGCTTATGCCATGATGTGCTTGCGGCATTGGTAGAGGTTGTGGACGGCCGGCGTTTTGGCGCTTGCATCCGGGAGGAGATTACGGGACCTTTGGGAATGAAGGATACGGCTTTTGATCTTTCCGAGGAGCAGCGGAGCCGCGTCCTTCCGCAATTCGAGTTCAAGGATGAATTGGGCAGAGCGGTCCGAAAAGACGGGAACGGCTACCGGCTGGGAACGGAGCACGAAAGCGGCGGCGCAGGGCTGCTCTCTACCGTAAGCGACTACGCGTTATTCCTGAATGCTCTCACCAATAAAGGAACTAGCCCGGATGGCGTACGCATTTTGTCGCCGGCGATGATCGATCTGATGCGGACGGACCATTTGACCGACCGTATGCGCGGGGATTATAACTGGGAGCAGCTGAAAGGCTACGGCTACGGATTAGGCGTCAGAACGCACGCGTCCAAAGCGCAAAGCGGATCGCTTAGTCCGCTGGGGGAATTCGGCTGGAGCGGGGCCGCAGGCTGCATGGCGATTATCGATCCGGATTCCGGTCTGACCGTCATGTATGCTCAGCATCTCCTCAACAACCAGGAGCCTTATATCCATCCGCGGTTAAGAAATATCGTATATTCCGGCTTGTAA
- a CDS encoding beta-galactosidase trimerization domain-containing protein: MRFRQVHLDFHTSEAITPIGQRFDKKQFQEMLRLGHVDSITVFSKCHHGWAYHPSEANEIHPGLNFDLLGAQIEAAHEIGVKTPVYLSAGLDEKLARRHPEWLIRDENDTTGWVKGFLEPGYHQFCMNSPYLGILLEQIREAVSRYDADGVFLDIVGVRKCYCHNCIESARREGMDPRDEQAMRSLWERTYANYTARVKETVESVKPGLPIFHNGGHIKRGRRDLAMMNSHLELESLPTGGWGYDHFPLSARYAQTLGVDFLGMTGKFHTSWGEFGGYKHPNALRYEAALSIANGAKCSIGDQLHPDGYMDKATYTLIGAAYSEVESKEAWCADTTNVADVALLSLEAVGVHEKARDGQSKGASDAGAVRMLLEGKILFDVIDKEHDFDAYKVLILPDYVAVDDSLRGKLELYLQQGGKLLATGWSGLDPAGEEYAIDFGVRYLGVNPYKPDYFRPGFALKSLREASFIFYSQGQKIELNGGTELGRREDPYFNRDAFTFCSHQHTPSSHNNGGPGMVESGNGIYIAWNVFEDYAKKGSLILKEAVLYALDRLLPGKTLQTNLPAQGVVTLQEQKELNRLVNHLLYVSPVRRGDGVEIIEDIIPLHNVQVTIRTASPVKQVYLAPQMTPLPFSNNDGVVAYTVPELECHQMIVMDYE; encoded by the coding sequence ATGCGTTTTCGCCAGGTCCATCTTGATTTCCATACCTCAGAAGCTATCACCCCCATTGGTCAACGGTTTGACAAAAAGCAGTTCCAGGAGATGCTGCGGCTAGGCCATGTCGATTCCATTACCGTATTCTCCAAATGCCATCACGGCTGGGCCTATCATCCTTCGGAAGCAAACGAGATTCACCCTGGTCTTAACTTTGATCTGCTTGGCGCCCAGATCGAGGCCGCGCATGAGATTGGCGTCAAGACTCCGGTCTACTTGTCCGCCGGACTTGACGAGAAGCTCGCCAGACGGCATCCGGAATGGCTGATCCGCGACGAGAACGATACTACCGGATGGGTAAAAGGGTTTTTGGAGCCGGGTTATCATCAATTTTGCATGAACTCCCCGTATCTCGGTATTCTTCTCGAGCAGATTCGCGAAGCGGTATCGCGATACGATGCGGATGGCGTATTCCTCGATATTGTAGGCGTACGCAAATGCTATTGCCATAATTGTATCGAGAGCGCAAGGCGGGAAGGCATGGATCCAAGGGATGAGCAAGCCATGCGGAGTTTATGGGAGAGGACGTATGCCAACTATACGGCAAGGGTGAAGGAAACGGTGGAGTCGGTTAAGCCGGGACTGCCGATCTTCCATAATGGCGGGCACATTAAGCGGGGGCGTCGCGACTTGGCCATGATGAACAGCCATCTGGAGCTGGAATCGCTGCCCACGGGCGGCTGGGGTTATGATCATTTCCCTCTGTCGGCCAGATACGCTCAAACCCTTGGCGTTGATTTCTTGGGCATGACGGGGAAATTCCATACGTCCTGGGGAGAATTTGGCGGCTATAAGCATCCGAACGCCCTCCGTTACGAAGCGGCGCTCAGTATAGCTAACGGAGCGAAATGCTCCATCGGGGATCAGCTGCATCCGGACGGTTATATGGATAAAGCGACGTATACGCTAATTGGCGCCGCTTATAGCGAGGTCGAAAGCAAGGAAGCCTGGTGCGCGGATACGACAAATGTGGCCGACGTAGCGCTTCTGTCGCTTGAAGCCGTTGGCGTCCATGAGAAAGCGCGGGATGGGCAATCCAAAGGGGCTTCCGATGCAGGAGCCGTACGGATGCTGCTTGAAGGGAAAATCCTGTTTGACGTCATCGACAAGGAGCATGATTTTGACGCCTATAAGGTGTTGATATTGCCGGATTACGTAGCGGTTGACGATTCGCTGCGCGGCAAGCTGGAGTTGTACCTGCAGCAAGGCGGAAAGCTCCTCGCCACGGGCTGGTCCGGTCTTGATCCTGCAGGGGAAGAGTATGCCATTGACTTCGGAGTACGGTACCTGGGAGTGAACCCTTACAAACCCGACTACTTCCGTCCGGGCTTTGCGTTAAAGAGTTTAAGAGAGGCCTCCTTCATCTTTTATTCCCAGGGGCAAAAGATTGAGCTTAACGGGGGAACGGAGCTCGGCAGGCGCGAAGACCCGTACTTTAACAGGGATGCGTTTACGTTCTGCTCCCATCAGCATACGCCAAGCAGCCACAATAACGGAGGCCCCGGCATGGTGGAGAGCGGCAACGGAATCTACATCGCCTGGAACGTGTTTGAGGATTATGCGAAGAAAGGCAGCCTGATTCTGAAGGAAGCCGTTCTATACGCGCTGGATCGCCTGCTTCCGGGCAAGACGCTTCAAACCAACCTGCCCGCGCAGGGCGTAGTTACTCTACAGGAGCAGAAGGAATTGAATCGCCTTGTTAATCATCTCCTTTATGTATCGCCGGTAAGAAGAGGCGATGGGGTGGAAATCATCGAGGATATTATTCCGCTCCACAACGTTCAGGTTACAATCCGGACTGCAAGTCCGGTGAAGCAGGTCTATTTGGCACCGCAAATGACTCCGCTGCCGTTCAGCAACAATGACGGCGTAGTTGCTTATACCGTACCTGAACTGGAGTGCCATCAAATGATTGTTATGGATTACGAATAG
- a CDS encoding helix-turn-helix transcriptional regulator translates to MHCLELIIPPLPQLLTVGHSFWTPGQQHVARSFNVYDMLFVLKGTLYMTEDDVPYEIKEGTMLVLEPNRMHIGHRPCEEVTEIYWIHFAHPAPVRAMDSGQISWSIPFAKGTVDDLTPHRQVMYLPKFTSLRATDVLPFLQQMLELHHTLSPASSLPLQTLLAGLFVELQTAVSSQFAPRSRLLCDQAIAYLQQHLTRPFDAKHMEQTLHFHFDYLARCLKKYTGMSPLQYLHNLQIKKAKSLLESTELSVSEIGQQVGIENTNYFIRLFRKQADITPGQYRSIRIGRV, encoded by the coding sequence ATGCATTGCCTGGAACTCATCATCCCTCCGCTTCCGCAGCTATTAACGGTCGGTCATTCCTTCTGGACGCCGGGACAGCAGCATGTGGCAAGATCGTTTAATGTGTACGACATGCTGTTTGTTCTGAAAGGAACCTTGTATATGACCGAAGACGATGTGCCTTACGAGATTAAGGAAGGCACGATGCTTGTGCTGGAGCCGAACCGCATGCACATCGGGCATCGCCCATGCGAGGAAGTAACCGAAATCTACTGGATCCATTTCGCTCATCCCGCCCCGGTCCGAGCGATGGACAGCGGGCAGATCTCGTGGTCGATTCCTTTCGCCAAAGGGACCGTCGACGACCTTACTCCCCATCGGCAGGTCATGTACTTACCGAAATTTACGAGTCTACGCGCTACCGACGTTTTACCGTTCCTGCAGCAAATGCTGGAGCTCCATCACACCTTGTCGCCTGCAAGCTCCTTGCCGCTCCAGACGCTGTTAGCCGGTCTGTTTGTTGAACTGCAGACGGCCGTAAGCAGCCAATTTGCTCCCCGGTCCAGACTGCTCTGCGATCAGGCGATCGCTTATTTGCAGCAGCATCTGACCCGCCCGTTTGACGCGAAACACATGGAGCAGACCCTTCATTTCCATTTCGACTATCTAGCCCGCTGTCTGAAGAAATATACGGGGATGAGCCCGCTTCAATATTTGCATAACCTGCAGATCAAAAAGGCTAAATCGCTGCTGGAGAGCACCGAGCTGTCCGTATCCGAAATCGGCCAGCAAGTCGGAATTGAGAATACGAACTATTTCATTAGGCTGTTTCGCAAACAAGCGGACATTACTCCCGGGCAATACCGTTCAATCAGAATCGGAAGAGTATAA
- a CDS encoding AraC family transcriptional regulator has protein sequence MASRIEHVAPGKSSFFLAFRDEWTEEHFLRFHAHQGLELLFIHEGQGVVEVEGNSYELEGGSLFCFQPYQLHKLEIPGRKSARYVRTNLTFDPRLLEPYLAPFPKLLSFLRYLTRGALPAPKFTFSENQLMSIMECQVQAVRESGEEQEAQILLLISLLRYLQLSVIAQPELSPEEWSAAKTAHIEAMMDWIERHFRQPFSLELLSEELHLSSYYVSHLFKQYTGVSLTDYVTARRMREACVLLGSSDMPVQQIAHEVGRLSAPYFCKLFKKQKGMTPLDYRSALHYAAK, from the coding sequence TTGGCATCTCGCATCGAGCATGTAGCACCGGGGAAAAGCAGCTTTTTTCTCGCTTTTCGGGATGAATGGACGGAGGAGCATTTTCTCCGGTTTCATGCCCATCAAGGTCTTGAATTGCTTTTTATTCATGAGGGTCAAGGAGTTGTGGAGGTGGAGGGCAATAGCTACGAGCTTGAAGGGGGTTCGTTGTTCTGCTTCCAGCCTTATCAGCTGCACAAGCTGGAAATCCCGGGACGGAAGAGTGCCCGCTATGTCCGGACCAATCTGACCTTTGATCCCCGGCTTCTGGAGCCTTATCTGGCGCCGTTTCCGAAGCTGTTATCCTTTCTCCGTTATCTGACCAGGGGAGCGTTGCCCGCGCCTAAGTTTACATTCTCGGAAAATCAACTGATGTCTATCATGGAATGCCAGGTACAGGCGGTACGGGAAAGCGGGGAAGAGCAGGAGGCTCAAATCTTGCTGCTGATTTCCTTGCTGCGTTATCTGCAGCTGTCGGTCATTGCTCAACCGGAGTTGTCTCCTGAAGAATGGTCCGCTGCCAAAACCGCCCATATCGAAGCGATGATGGATTGGATCGAGCGTCATTTCCGGCAGCCATTTAGTCTGGAGCTGCTATCGGAAGAGCTGCACTTGTCCTCTTATTATGTCTCTCATCTATTCAAGCAATATACGGGAGTATCGCTGACGGATTATGTAACGGCCAGACGCATGCGCGAGGCATGCGTGCTCCTTGGGAGCTCCGACATGCCGGTGCAGCAGATTGCTCATGAGGTTGGCCGGCTAAGCGCTCCTTATTTCTGCAAGCTGTTTAAGAAACAAAAAGGAATGACGCCGCTCGACTACCGCTCGGCGCTGCATTATGCCGCTAAGTAG
- a CDS encoding glycoside hydrolase family 2 protein: protein MRTTYSLNGEWDFMPLYEHGLDLILPEQLIYEEQKVQVPSSWRSSYVRASGKSFGEIAEHGYAPYDLYGYPKEWARADAGVLHRVFQAPEERNERLFLRFDGIMQKAAIYLDHELIAIWGDGYLPLLVEVTERIQAGINHQLHVVCGSFDKVTIPSGQQKVTGLVGSWFGALARGLWADVYLESKPLLSLSDVTIRTSVREGRLHVSTGISHPYMEQLDPSIRVGLRIRESSSQTSSPIITAEAVSGDWSGYGQSSQAIFSIEWADAKLWNPDHPFLYTLELVLIDGDRILDRLEERFGFREITSEGPKFYLNGTPLNLRGDSWHFQGGIQQTKEYVRNWYRMCKEAGANCVRLHAEPHPAYYLDIADEEGMLIVDETAIYGSSKSMQADHPEFITNCKDHIRRLVERDKNHPSVILWSLQNEMRWVDGRDGFKQHIPSMMAIIRELDPTRPILLEGDNRLLAKELTEVETRHYNIDGTIDGWDRKAPLVFGEHGGWWYICPQNSSMYVGHLAYRNTEECAKGLAEKERLFIEYARRQGVSGLSTFNFAHYFMRAMPERDIPLQLPDSDAEGPQLKVIPRYSLTLNNGLLPEEYPMYRKNPSFDILAAAFKPATLIPGEYNRSFFDNEPIVRSFDVYNDTLYTRQATVVCEVRQKDQVIHRETFEFLQAPANRATVTTTWKPELVSDISSIRFHAVLLHDNVPVHELDLSFKLYPSRYKTEPVVINRPVVYIGGEQDYAIIRALIPDCKPITTEQISQLSPKHLLVAGSKLEDPDGRLEEALNRYVSQGGRVVLLEQLHLSFGDLAISRQDFMRAHSGDYSHPVLQGLGNDDLIFWHEELREDGPLPIIHAAFEKPVNGPFTMLLECSAGDFGDGGDLWSPLLEYRSNKGLFVANQLELTANFHRVPQACLLLRNLLAYAGNVENTDCRCTGAFVEPGGKTEAFLRTLCVSFDLLQELPSKPLDDYGLILIEPHLLSDSNSASVIREYAAKGGKVVILPAVDGQEAVLAALLNQNATVREKAIYHLEADYSKPAVQGFSPVDLFGYDKVFLSPRDVVNRPLASHSLLVDGADVLCKSVEGTAWHDYFIGQHTDEYSRLALIELNREKEQPAGHYLLQTQVGQGLFVLSQLFLEPESDKSVRLYTRLLANLGASFDDGLLSAVKGSSQWAVEKIMAMPCRPYVDFDAMKAYYIDPEFSLNNLGEGLYGWMQKKERSRYDGTFRVLNPNGDRWFFSCFVYMLDPTLDEKNGQLLITTNSSCEIYMNGSQVAAPEKEISLHAGINRLIAIVGGTEEEIRIGMVFKNTDGTPMKHLQYKLTLDEVEPK, encoded by the coding sequence ATGAGAACAACATATAGCTTAAATGGCGAATGGGATTTCATGCCTCTCTATGAGCATGGATTGGACTTGATTCTTCCCGAGCAACTCATTTACGAGGAACAGAAAGTACAGGTCCCGTCCAGCTGGCGTTCTTCCTACGTGCGTGCATCAGGCAAAAGCTTTGGAGAAATAGCCGAGCACGGGTATGCTCCCTATGATTTGTACGGTTATCCGAAGGAATGGGCACGGGCGGATGCCGGCGTGCTCCATCGGGTGTTTCAGGCGCCGGAAGAGAGGAATGAGCGTCTGTTTCTCAGGTTTGACGGCATTATGCAAAAAGCCGCCATCTATCTGGACCATGAGCTGATTGCTATCTGGGGGGATGGTTATCTCCCGCTTCTCGTGGAGGTAACGGAGCGGATTCAGGCAGGAATCAACCACCAGCTGCATGTCGTGTGCGGCAGCTTTGACAAGGTTACGATTCCATCCGGACAGCAAAAGGTTACCGGGCTAGTCGGCTCCTGGTTTGGCGCTCTCGCAAGAGGCTTATGGGCGGATGTGTATTTGGAAAGCAAGCCGCTGCTATCGCTCTCGGATGTAACGATCCGAACATCCGTCAGGGAAGGCCGGCTTCACGTGAGCACCGGAATAAGTCATCCCTATATGGAGCAGCTAGACCCGTCTATTAGAGTTGGACTGCGTATACGGGAGAGCAGCTCGCAGACATCCTCCCCTATTATCACGGCTGAGGCTGTTTCGGGTGATTGGTCGGGATACGGCCAATCCAGCCAAGCCATTTTCTCTATAGAATGGGCCGATGCCAAGCTGTGGAATCCGGATCATCCTTTCCTCTACACGCTGGAGCTGGTGCTAATAGACGGTGACCGTATACTGGACCGGCTGGAGGAACGGTTTGGTTTTCGCGAAATAACCTCCGAGGGTCCTAAGTTTTATTTAAACGGGACTCCCCTTAACCTGCGTGGCGATTCCTGGCATTTCCAAGGCGGGATTCAGCAAACAAAGGAGTACGTAAGGAATTGGTACCGCATGTGCAAGGAAGCCGGCGCTAACTGCGTTCGCCTTCATGCGGAGCCGCATCCGGCTTATTATTTGGACATTGCCGACGAAGAAGGCATGCTGATTGTGGACGAAACCGCGATCTACGGCTCCAGCAAATCGATGCAGGCCGATCATCCCGAATTTATAACGAACTGCAAGGATCATATCCGAAGATTGGTGGAACGGGACAAGAATCATCCTTCCGTTATCCTGTGGAGCCTGCAGAACGAGATGCGCTGGGTAGACGGGCGCGACGGCTTCAAGCAGCATATCCCGTCTATGATGGCTATCATTCGCGAGCTTGACCCTACCCGCCCTATCCTTCTGGAAGGCGATAACCGTCTTCTCGCCAAAGAGCTTACCGAGGTAGAGACCCGGCATTACAACATCGACGGAACCATTGACGGTTGGGACCGCAAGGCGCCTCTTGTCTTTGGCGAGCATGGCGGCTGGTGGTATATTTGCCCTCAGAACAGCAGCATGTATGTAGGTCATCTGGCATACCGGAATACGGAGGAATGTGCGAAGGGACTGGCTGAAAAGGAACGTTTGTTTATCGAATACGCGAGGCGGCAAGGGGTATCAGGTCTGTCCACCTTTAACTTTGCCCATTATTTCATGCGTGCGATGCCCGAGCGGGACATCCCGCTTCAGCTGCCCGATTCAGACGCAGAAGGTCCGCAGCTGAAAGTGATTCCGCGGTACTCCTTAACCCTTAACAACGGTCTTCTTCCGGAAGAGTATCCGATGTACCGGAAAAATCCGTCTTTTGATATTTTGGCCGCTGCCTTTAAGCCTGCTACTCTTATTCCGGGAGAATATAACCGCTCGTTTTTTGACAATGAACCAATTGTCAGGAGCTTTGATGTATATAACGACACGCTTTATACCCGTCAGGCGACCGTTGTTTGCGAAGTTCGTCAGAAAGACCAAGTGATCCATAGGGAAACTTTCGAGTTCCTGCAAGCCCCGGCCAATCGCGCAACGGTAACAACGACATGGAAGCCGGAGCTTGTTAGCGATATATCTTCTATTCGATTTCATGCCGTATTGCTGCATGATAACGTACCCGTGCATGAACTGGATTTGAGCTTCAAGCTGTATCCATCCCGTTATAAGACGGAGCCCGTCGTCATCAACCGGCCCGTTGTTTATATAGGCGGCGAGCAGGACTATGCTATTATTCGTGCATTGATTCCGGATTGCAAACCCATCACTACGGAGCAGATCTCGCAGCTGTCACCCAAGCATCTACTCGTGGCGGGAAGTAAACTCGAAGATCCGGATGGACGGCTTGAGGAGGCGCTTAACCGGTACGTCAGTCAAGGCGGCAGGGTTGTGCTGCTCGAGCAGCTTCATTTGTCCTTCGGAGATTTGGCGATATCGCGGCAGGACTTTATGAGAGCTCATTCCGGCGATTATAGCCATCCCGTTCTTCAAGGACTAGGTAACGACGATTTAATTTTCTGGCATGAAGAGCTTCGGGAAGACGGACCTCTCCCGATTATTCATGCTGCCTTCGAAAAGCCTGTTAATGGCCCCTTCACGATGCTTCTGGAATGCAGCGCGGGTGATTTCGGGGATGGCGGAGATTTATGGTCCCCGCTTTTGGAATATCGGAGCAATAAAGGGTTATTCGTTGCCAATCAGCTAGAGTTGACGGCGAACTTCCACCGGGTACCGCAGGCCTGCCTCCTGCTGCGCAATTTGCTTGCTTATGCGGGGAACGTCGAGAATACGGATTGCCGTTGTACGGGGGCGTTCGTCGAGCCTGGAGGAAAAACGGAAGCCTTCCTGCGTACGCTTTGCGTTTCATTCGATCTGCTGCAGGAGCTTCCGAGCAAGCCGCTTGATGACTATGGCCTAATTCTGATTGAGCCGCATCTGCTCTCAGATTCCAATTCGGCATCCGTTATACGGGAATATGCGGCAAAAGGCGGTAAGGTTGTCATCCTTCCGGCAGTAGACGGACAAGAAGCTGTGCTGGCCGCCTTGCTTAATCAGAATGCCACCGTCCGGGAAAAAGCAATCTATCATCTTGAAGCGGATTATTCCAAGCCCGCTGTACAAGGATTTAGTCCGGTAGATTTATTTGGTTACGACAAGGTGTTCTTGTCTCCGCGGGACGTCGTTAACCGTCCTCTCGCTTCGCATAGCCTTTTGGTGGACGGCGCTGATGTTTTGTGCAAGAGTGTGGAAGGTACCGCGTGGCACGATTATTTTATCGGCCAGCATACGGATGAATACAGCAGACTAGCTCTGATTGAACTAAACAGGGAGAAAGAACAACCAGCAGGGCATTATCTCCTTCAAACGCAGGTTGGCCAAGGCTTGTTTGTACTCTCCCAGCTCTTCCTGGAACCCGAAAGCGACAAGTCGGTTCGTTTGTATACGAGATTGCTTGCTAATCTAGGCGCGTCATTTGATGACGGTCTCCTGTCGGCAGTCAAAGGCAGCAGCCAATGGGCTGTGGAAAAGATTATGGCTATGCCTTGCCGGCCCTATGTCGATTTTGATGCCATGAAAGCTTACTATATCGATCCCGAATTCTCGCTCAACAATCTAGGCGAAGGACTTTACGGCTGGATGCAGAAAAAAGAACGGAGCCGTTATGACGGAACGTTCCGTGTTCTTAATCCTAACGGAGACCGCTGGTTTTTCAGCTGCTTTGTTTATATGCTGGACCCAACGTTAGACGAAAAAAATGGCCAACTTCTGATTACAACCAACAGCTCTTGCGAGATTTATATGAACGGCAGTCAAGTGGCTGCGCCGGAGAAAGAGATTTCCCTCCATGCCGGGATAAACCGGCTGATTGCCATTGTAGGAGGCACGGAAGAGGAGATCCGGATTGGTATGGTATTCAAAAATACGGACGGTACTCCGATGAAGCATTTGCAATACAAGCTGACCCTCGACGAAGTAGAGCCCAAATAG
- a CDS encoding alginate lyase family protein, translating to MSKKELVSKTAAAAKDELLRLAEESLSVSCHAVPVWHIPGFYFDTAGHQAAKKLMEADAQAAYATALAYRLTGRPDYADKAMELLKGWASINRELADKDGPLVSAYLGAGFLQAAEWIKAYPGWREEDQDQFVYWITTVLLPEWDRIPLRNNWWSWSLYAQLLLYRFLDDQAGFAEEAAHLKEHIDSSLLLTGFIPEETLRGTNSIWYHYFALAPLTAAAKQVLDYTGEDLFRWTSPSGNTIKKALDTLLYYANGRAGEWPYEKGQNVPDPLSSQTWPLDLYEAMSRIYEDPEYDQFVSPYRPIIGNRNKNSGYFQSHAWVFPELL from the coding sequence ATGAGCAAAAAGGAACTCGTTTCTAAAACAGCCGCAGCAGCTAAGGATGAACTTCTGCGTTTAGCGGAAGAGAGCTTGTCCGTCAGCTGTCATGCCGTTCCCGTCTGGCATATTCCCGGCTTTTATTTCGATACCGCTGGACACCAGGCCGCGAAAAAACTCATGGAAGCCGATGCGCAAGCCGCTTACGCGACAGCTCTGGCTTACCGGCTTACCGGCAGGCCGGACTATGCGGACAAAGCGATGGAGCTGCTGAAGGGCTGGGCTTCCATTAACCGGGAGCTCGCAGACAAAGACGGTCCGTTGGTATCCGCCTATCTGGGAGCAGGCTTTCTTCAAGCGGCGGAGTGGATAAAAGCCTACCCGGGATGGCGCGAAGAGGATCAGGATCAGTTTGTCTATTGGATAACAACCGTTCTATTACCGGAGTGGGACCGTATCCCGCTCCGGAACAATTGGTGGAGCTGGAGCTTGTATGCCCAGCTGCTGCTCTACCGCTTCCTGGATGATCAAGCCGGTTTTGCGGAGGAAGCCGCTCATCTGAAGGAGCATATCGACTCATCCCTATTGCTCACCGGCTTTATTCCGGAAGAAACGTTAAGAGGAACCAATTCGATCTGGTACCACTATTTTGCCCTTGCTCCTCTTACGGCAGCGGCTAAGCAGGTACTGGATTATACCGGCGAGGACCTGTTCCGCTGGACTTCCCCAAGCGGCAATACCATCAAGAAGGCGCTTGATACGCTGCTTTATTATGCCAACGGCCGTGCCGGAGAATGGCCATACGAGAAAGGCCAGAACGTCCCGGATCCTCTCTCTTCCCAGACCTGGCCTCTTGATCTCTACGAAGCCATGTCCAGGATTTACGAGGATCCCGAATACGATCAATTCGTCTCTCCGTATCGCCCGATCATCGGCAACCGGAACAAAAACAGCGGCTACTTCCAGTCTCACGCTTGGGTTTTCCCGGAGTTGCTATGA